Below is a genomic region from Candidatus Methylomirabilota bacterium.
GGTCAGGCTGATCGCGGCAAAGTCGAGGTGTCCCCGGTGGGGATAGCCCTCTTCACTGGGCAGGCCCGCGTGCACCGGCCATTTCCGCGCGTCCGACGGGCCGGGGATCCCGCGCGTGCTCTTGAGCAGGCGGGCCAGATCGAGATCGCTGATGTTGAAGTAGACGTAGATCGGGTCGATCTGGTTGATGTTGGCCAGGACCGTGTTGCCGGGCGACCCGACCAGGTTGCCGGGATCCACCAGCCGTCGATCCATTCGCCCGTCGAACGGCGCGGTGACCTGCGTGTACTCCAGATTGAGCTTCGCCAGATCTCGCTGGGCCTGCGCCGAGGCGAGGTTGGCCGCGGCGGTATCGCGCTGGAAGCGCCAGTTGTCGACGTCGGCCTGGGCGGCCGCGTTGTGCTGGATCAAGTTGGTGAAGCGGTTCAGCTGGGATTCGGCGTACTGCAGCTGGGCCCGGAACTGCTGAATGGTGGCCTCGGCCTGCCGGAGGTTGTCCTCATAGGTATTCTGCTGGATGACGAAGAGCGGCTGGCCCTTCTTGACCCGCTGCCCGTCCTGGAACAGCACCTTCTCGAGGTACCCGGCCACCCGCGCGACCAGCTGCACGGTGTAGATGGCCTGCGTGTTGCCGGTCAGGTCGAGGTAGTCGGTCACCGTCTGCCGCACGGGCTGGGCGACGGTCACGTTCGGCGGCGGCGGAGCCGCGGGCGGCGGCGTCTCCCGACAGCCCGATTGCAGAACGAGCAGCCCGGACACCACGGTCCAGGCGGCGATGCGTCCGATTCGACGAATGGCGGCTCCTCCGTGAGCTCTCGGGCGACTCCGACTCCCCGATCCGCATGTGATCACCAGTCCGGAAACCGTGGCGTCGCCTTCGGCTCACGAGAGGCCGGCAGGTTGTAATGCGCGGGGGCGAGCAGATTGCCCCAGTTCGTGCGCTGCTGCATCTCGGCCCGCAGCTCGGGCGGCACGAGCTCCTCACCCTCCCGGATCTCCCAGCCGCCTCCCAGCGCCCGGTAGACGCCGACGAGGCTCGTCGAGATGCCGCCGAGCGTGCTCGCCAGGCTGTCCTGCTGAGTCAGGAGGGTCTGCTGCGCGGTCAGGACCGTGGTGAAGTCGGTCACGCCCTCGCGGTACTGCAGCACCGCGAGGTCGACCGCCGTCCGGCTGGAGGTCACGCTGCGGGCCAGCAGGTCGGCGCGGTCCTGAGCGCGGAGAAACGCGACCAGGTTGTCCTGCACGTCCTGCTGCGCGACGAGCACCGCCTGCTGATAGGCCAGCAGCAGCTGCTGGAAGCGCGCGTCCTGCGCCCGCACGTTGTTCGAGAGCTGGCCGTAGTTGAGGATGTTCCACTGCACGGAGGGCCCGACCTGAACCTGGCGAGACCCCCAGCGGAACATGTCGCTGAGCCGGAAGGTCCCCAGATCCGTCGAGAGGAGGACGAGATTGCCGATCAGGGAAAAGGCGGGGAGCAGATCCGCCTTGGCCACGCCGATCTGGGCGGATTGAGCCGCCGCCTGCATCTCGGCGCTGCGGAGGTCCGGCCGCCGGCGCAGCAGATCGGCCGGAATGCCCACGATGATCTGGGGCGGCGAGACGGGAATTCGCGACGGACCGGTCAGCAGGTCGCCCAGATCGCTCGGGGGCATGCCCAGCAGGGCGCTGAGCGCATCGCGCGCCTGACGGAGCTGGGCCTCCAGGGTCGGAACCGTCGCCCGCGTGTTCAAGAGCACGGTCCGGGCCTGCTCGACATCGAGCTGGGTCACCGTGCCGTAGGTGAACTTGGCCTCCACGATCTTGAGGGTCTCCTCCTGGATCTCCACGTTCGCGCGGGCGATGCGGATACGCTCCTCGGCGGTGCGGAGCGCGATGTAGGCGTTCGCGACATCCGCGGTCAACGTGACCAGCGTGGTGTCGTAGTCCGCGAGCGTCACGAGCAGGTTGGCGTCGGCCGATTCGATGCCCCGGCGGATCCGTCCCCAGAAGTCCAGCTCCCAGGTGGCCTGGGCCCCGATCTCGGATTGCCAGTAGGCGAAGCTGCCGGAGAAGGCGGTGGACGTCGGGGCCCGATCGCTCGTCCGGATGTACTGCACCGCCCCGACGGCCTGCTGCGTTTGCGGAAAGATCTCACCGACCGCGACGCCCAGCTGGGCCCGGGCCTGCAGGACCCGCACGCCCGCCTGTCGAAGCGTGAGGTTGTCCCGGTAGGCGTGCTCGACGAGGCGGTCCAGGGCCGGGTCGCCGAAGGTCTTCCACCAGTCGCGGTACGTGGTGGCCCCGGTGCCGACCCGCTGATCCGCGGTGTCCTGCCAGCTCGTCGCCACGCTCACCTTCGGCGGCTGGAAGTTCGGCCCGACCATGCAGCCCCCGAGCGCGAGGACGAGCGGCAGCACCACGCCGAGGGCGCGGAGCGCGCGCGCTCCCGAAGTCATCCGATCGTCGCTCGGAGCGCCACCCTGCCGAAAGGCCATGTCCCGTCAGACCAGGCGCGTCTGGATGTCGACCTCGGACGTGAGCGTCCGATGGACCGGGCACCGCTGGGCGATCTCGAAGAGCTTCGCCTTCTGCTCGTCGCCGAGCTGGCCGTCGAGTGCGAGCTCCGCCTCGATCCGATCGAGCATGCCCTCCCGGGTCTCGCACTCGGCGCAGTCCGACGCGTGGATCCGCGAGTGCCGGAGACGGACGGTCACTCCCGTGAGCGGCCATCCCTTGCGCCGCGCGTACAGCGCGACCGTCATCGAGGTTCAGGCCCCCAGCGCGGCCAGGAGCAAGTCGTAGGGCGACGGCCCGTGGTCGCCGCCTCCCGCCGACTCCGGCTCATCCGCGCTGAAGCGGTGACGGCCGACGACGATGTCCTGCGCGAATCCGGAGCTTCCTCCCTGCACGACGACGGTGCTTGCCATGGCGCCCCCCGGTATCGGTGTTCGCGGCTTCGTGCCTCAGACGTGGATCGCGCGGCCGTCCACCGCGAGGGCCGCCTCCCGCAGCGCCTCGGCCAGGGTCGGATGAGCGTGGCAGGTGCGCGCGATATCCTCGCTGCTCGCGCCGAACTCCATCGCGGCGGTGGCCTCGGCGATGAGGTCACCGGCGCGCGGGCCGATGATGTGAACGCCGAGCACGCGGTCGGTCTTCTTGTCGGCCAGCACCTTGACCCGGCCTTCGGGGTGGCCCAGGGCGCGGGCGCGACCGTTGGCCGCGAAGGGGAACACCCCCCGGCGATACTCGACGTCGGCGCGCTGGAGCTCGTCTTCGCTCCGGCCGACCGACGCGATCTCGGGCGCGGTGTACACCACGCTCGGGATGGCGTCGTAGTTGACGTGCCCGGCCCCGCCCGCGAGCGTCTCGACACAGGCGATCCCCTCCTCCTGTGCCTTGTGGGCCAGCATGGGACCGCGAATCACGTCGCCGATGGCGAACACGGAGTCGGCGCCGGTGGCGAAGCGCTCGTCCACGGGAATCCGGCCCTGCGCGTCCAGCGTGATCCCGACCGCGTCGAGGCCGAGCCCCTCGGTCATCGGCCGCCGCCCGACCGCGACCAGGACCCGGTCACCGTGGAGGGGCTTGGCGTCCCCGCACTCGACGACGCAGCGGTCGCCCTCCACGCGCGCACCGGTGACGCCAGTGCCGAGGTGAAATTCGAGGCCCTGCCGCTCGAACGAGCGCCGGGCCTCCGCGGCGATCTCCGCGTCCACGCCGGGGAGGATGCGATCCAGGTACTCGACGACGGTGACCCGGGCCCCCAGCCGCCGCCACACCGATCCCAGCTCCAGCCCGATGTAGCCGGCGCCGATCACCACCAGGTGCTCCGGAACGTCGGGGTAGCTCAGCGCCTCGGTGCTGGTGCCGATGCGGTCGCCGTCCAGCGCCACGCCGGGCAGCGCGGCGGACGCGCTGCCCGTCGCGATGAGGATGCGCCGCGCGGTGACGCCCACCGTCTCCTTCTCGCTCTCCACGGTGACCTGGCGCGGGCCCGCGATCCGCGCCTGCCCGGTGTAGCGCGTGATCCGGTGCTTCCGGAACAATCCGTCGATCCCCCGCGTGAGCCCCGACACCGTCTCGTCCTTGCGGCGGAGCATGGCCGGCAGGTCGAGCGTGACGGCGCCGAGCCGGATGCCGTGCGCCTCGAGGCCGCCCCGGCAGGAGGCGTAGAGCTCGCTCGATTCGAGCAGCGCCTTGCTGGGGATGCAGCCCACCCGCAAGCACGTCCCGCCGAGCACGGGCTCGCGCTCCACGCACGCCACGTTCAATCCGAGCTGGGCGGCCCGGATGGCCGCCACGTACCCGCCGGGGCCGGCGCCGATCACGACCAGGTCGTGCTGCGGGCGGGGCGCCACCGTCACATCTCCAGCAGGAGACGGGCCGGCTCCTCCATGCACTCCTTCACGTGCTTCAGGAAGCCCACCGCTTCCCGGCCGTCCACGATCCGGTGGTCGTAGGTGAGCGCGACGTACATCATCGAGCGGATGACCACCTGACCCTCCCGCGCGACCGGACGGTCCTGGATCACGTGCAGGCCGAGGACGCCACTCTGCGGAGGGTTCACGATCGGCGTCGACAGCAGCGAGCCGTAGACGCCGCCGTTCGAGATCGTGAACGTCCCCCCTTGCAGCTCGTCCGGCGTGAGCTTGTTCGCCTGGGCACGGCCGGCGAAATCGGCGATGGCCCGCTCGATCTCGGCGAAGCTCAACCGCTCCGCATGGCGGAGGACCGGCACCACCAGCCCGCGCCCGCCCCCGACCGCGATCCCGACATCGAAGTAGTTGCGATAGACGATGTCGGTGCCGCGGATCTCGCCGTTCAGCTCGGGGCACTGCTTGAGGGCTTCGATCACCGTCTTGACGAAGAACGACATGAAGCCGAGCTTCACGCCGTGCCGCTGCTGAAACGCCTCCTGGTGAGCGCGCCGCAGCGCCATGACCGCGGACATGTCGATCTCGTTGAACGTCGTCAGCAGCGCCGCGGTCTGCTGCGCCTGGACCAGTCGCTCGGCGACGCGGCGCCGCAGCGGGCTCATCGGCACCGCTTCCTCCTCGCGCGCCGCCGCCACCCGCGACCCGGCCCCGGGCCGTGGGGACGTCGGCGCCGCCGCGGCGGGCGCGGCCGTCGCCGGGGCAGCCGCCTCCGGCCCCACCGGCGCTGCCGCGCCCGCGGGCTCTCGCGCCTGGTCGAGATGGCGGACCACGTCCTCCTTCAGGAGCCGGCCGCCCGGCCCGGTAGGGGCCACCTCATCGGCCTCGATCCCCCGCTCCGCCATGAGCCGACGTGCGCCCGGCATCACGCGTGGCGACTCCGCCGCCGGGCTCGTGGTGGGCTGGGCAGCCGGCGATGGCTTCCTTGGTCGGGCCGCGGGCGTCGGCTTCGTCGGCTGGGCGGCAGGCGCCTCTTTCTTCGGGGCGGGTGCCTCCCCAACCGGCGCGTCTTCCACGTACGCCAGCACCTCGCCGACCTTCGCGGTTTCCCCCTTCTGCTTCACGATCTCGGCGAGCACGCCGGCCACCGGCGACGGCAGCTCCATCGCCGCCTTGTCGGTCTCGAGCAGCACGACCGCCTCGTCCTGCCGTACCGGGTCGCCGGCTCGCTTGAGCCAGTCCGCGACCTGGACTTCGGTGATCGACTCGCCCGCGGCCGGCACGCGCAGCTCAACTCGCATCGAACGCCGCCTTCAGCAGCTTCTGCTGCTCGCTCCGATGAAGGGCCGCCCAGCCCGTGGCCGGGCTGGCCGAAGGGGGCCGACAGACGCCCGCGAAGGGCCGCCCGTCCGCCAGCCGGTTGCCGAAGCGCGCCAGCAGGTACCGCCATGCTCCCATGTTCGCCGGCTCCTCTTGCACCCACACCACGCCTGCCGAGGGGGGATAGGGGGCGAGCGCCTCCATGAGCCGCTCGTCCCGCATGGGATAGAGCTGCTCGAGCCGCAGGATCGCGACGTCGCTCCGCCCCAGTTCCTCCCGCTTTGCCAGCACATCGTAGTAGACCTTGCCGCTGCAGAGCAGGATCCGCACGACCCCTTCCGGCGACACGACCGAATCGCCGATGATGCGCTGGAAGCTGCCCCGCTCGAGCTCCTCGAGCGCCGACACGACCTTCACGTGCCGGAGCAGGCTCTTCGGAGTCATGACCACGAGGGGCTTGCGCCAGCGGCGAAGCACCTGCCGCCGCAGCAGGTGGAAGTACTGGGCGGGGGTGGTCGGGTTCGTCACCTGGATGTTGTCGTGGACCGCCAGCTCCAGGAACCGCTCGAGCCGGGCACTGGAATGCTCGGGCCCCTGGCCCTCGAACGCGTGGGGCAGCAGGAGCACGAGCCCGCTGAGCCGGCGCCACTTCTCCTCTGCGCTCGTGATGAACTGGTCGACGATGACCTGGGCCGCATTGACGAAGTCGCCGAACTGGGCCTCCCACAGCACCAGGCCGTCGGGGCAGTCCAGACTGTAGCCGTATTCGAAGCCGAGCACCCCGACTTCCGACAACGGGCTGTTGTAGATCTCGACGGTCGCCTGGCCCGGCGCGACGTGGGCCAGCGGCATGTACGTCGCGCCGCTCTCTCGATCGTGCAGCACCGCATGGCGGTGGCTGAACGTGCCCCGGGCCGTGTCCTGACCGGTCAGCCGCACCCGGTGACCCTCGGCGGCCAGCGTCGCGAACGCCAGCGCCTCCGCCGCGGACCAGTCGAGGGGGCGCGTGCCCTCGGCCATCTCGCGGCGGCGGGCGAGCCCGCGGGCGATGGTCGGGTGCGCGTGGAAGTCGTCGGGTACGCGGGCCAGCGCGCGCACGAGCCCGGTGAGCCGGTCCCGCTCGGTGCCGGT
It encodes:
- a CDS encoding efflux RND transporter periplasmic adaptor subunit gives rise to the protein MTVAQPVRQTVTDYLDLTGNTQAIYTVQLVARVAGYLEKVLFQDGQRVKKGQPLFVIQQNTYEDNLRQAEATIQQFRAQLQYAESQLNRFTNLIQHNAAAQADVDNWRFQRDTAAANLASAQAQRDLAKLNLEYTQVTAPFDGRMDRRLVDPGNLVGSPGNTVLANINQIDPIYVYFNISDLDLARLLKSTRGIPGPSDARKWPVHAGLPSEEGYPHRGHLDFAAISLTATTGTLLMRGVLPNPDGKILPGLYSRVRVPLEQKAALLVPEVAIGHDQQGAYLLVVNDKNAVERRNVTTGIAVDGRRVIEGGLTGPEWVIVNGLLKAAPGRQVTPERAGGEGPPAPGAPAALPPRKTAP
- a CDS encoding efflux transporter outer membrane subunit; its protein translation is MTSGARALRALGVVLPLVLALGGCMVGPNFQPPKVSVATSWQDTADQRVGTGATTYRDWWKTFGDPALDRLVEHAYRDNLTLRQAGVRVLQARAQLGVAVGEIFPQTQQAVGAVQYIRTSDRAPTSTAFSGSFAYWQSEIGAQATWELDFWGRIRRGIESADANLLVTLADYDTTLVTLTADVANAYIALRTAEERIRIARANVEIQEETLKIVEAKFTYGTVTQLDVEQARTVLLNTRATVPTLEAQLRQARDALSALLGMPPSDLGDLLTGPSRIPVSPPQIIVGIPADLLRRRPDLRSAEMQAAAQSAQIGVAKADLLPAFSLIGNLVLLSTDLGTFRLSDMFRWGSRQVQVGPSVQWNILNYGQLSNNVRAQDARFQQLLLAYQQAVLVAQQDVQDNLVAFLRAQDRADLLARSVTSSRTAVDLAVLQYREGVTDFTTVLTAQQTLLTQQDSLASTLGGISTSLVGVYRALGGGWEIREGEELVPPELRAEMQQRTNWGNLLAPAHYNLPASREPKATPRFPDW
- the lpdA gene encoding dihydrolipoyl dehydrogenase, with the translated sequence MAPRPQHDLVVIGAGPGGYVAAIRAAQLGLNVACVEREPVLGGTCLRVGCIPSKALLESSELYASCRGGLEAHGIRLGAVTLDLPAMLRRKDETVSGLTRGIDGLFRKHRITRYTGQARIAGPRQVTVESEKETVGVTARRILIATGSASAALPGVALDGDRIGTSTEALSYPDVPEHLVVIGAGYIGLELGSVWRRLGARVTVVEYLDRILPGVDAEIAAEARRSFERQGLEFHLGTGVTGARVEGDRCVVECGDAKPLHGDRVLVAVGRRPMTEGLGLDAVGITLDAQGRIPVDERFATGADSVFAIGDVIRGPMLAHKAQEEGIACVETLAGGAGHVNYDAIPSVVYTAPEIASVGRSEDELQRADVEYRRGVFPFAANGRARALGHPEGRVKVLADKKTDRVLGVHIIGPRAGDLIAEATAAMEFGASSEDIARTCHAHPTLAEALREAALAVDGRAIHV
- the odhB gene encoding 2-oxoglutarate dehydrogenase complex dihydrolipoyllysine-residue succinyltransferase, with amino-acid sequence MRVELRVPAAGESITEVQVADWLKRAGDPVRQDEAVVLLETDKAAMELPSPVAGVLAEIVKQKGETAKVGEVLAYVEDAPVGEAPAPKKEAPAAQPTKPTPAARPRKPSPAAQPTTSPAAESPRVMPGARRLMAERGIEADEVAPTGPGGRLLKEDVVRHLDQAREPAGAAAPVGPEAAAPATAAPAAAAPTSPRPGAGSRVAAAREEEAVPMSPLRRRVAERLVQAQQTAALLTTFNEIDMSAVMALRRAHQEAFQQRHGVKLGFMSFFVKTVIEALKQCPELNGEIRGTDIVYRNYFDVGIAVGGGRGLVVPVLRHAERLSFAEIERAIADFAGRAQANKLTPDELQGGTFTISNGGVYGSLLSTPIVNPPQSGVLGLHVIQDRPVAREGQVVIRSMMYVALTYDHRIVDGREAVGFLKHVKECMEEPARLLLEM